The Thalassoroseus pseudoceratinae genome has a segment encoding these proteins:
- the nqrF gene encoding NADH:ubiquinone reductase (Na(+)-transporting) subunit F, producing the protein MQILLGVGMFTGVVLVLVALIEFAKSQLVASGNVEILVNEQKTLETPAGGKLLGALADNEIFVSSACGGGGTCAQCMVRVFEGGGDILPTERNHINNKQAREGYRLSCQVAVKQDMKIEVPEEALETKKWECTVRSNNNVATFIKELVLELPADEAVNFKSGGFIQIEVPPHEVEYSNFEVADRFREDWDKYNLWSLKSKVTEPVFRAYSMANYPGEKGIIMLNVRIATPPPRAPEGTPPGKVSSYIFNLKPGDKCTISGPYGEFFIKETDAEMVYIGGGAGMAPLRSHIFELFKNLKTDRKVSYWYGGRSSRELFYVDEFEAIEKEFPNFKLNIALSDPLPEDNWTGYKGFIHQVLLEEYLKDHPAPEDIEYYICGPPLMLQAVLKMLDDLGVQPENIAFDDFGG; encoded by the coding sequence ATGCAGATTCTTCTGGGCGTGGGAATGTTCACCGGCGTCGTCCTCGTACTCGTCGCATTGATCGAGTTTGCGAAGTCGCAGCTGGTTGCCTCCGGCAATGTTGAGATTCTCGTCAACGAACAGAAAACGTTGGAGACACCGGCCGGCGGAAAGCTTCTCGGTGCACTTGCTGACAACGAAATCTTCGTTTCCTCCGCTTGCGGGGGTGGTGGAACCTGTGCTCAATGTATGGTGCGTGTGTTCGAAGGTGGCGGTGACATCCTGCCGACCGAACGCAACCACATCAACAACAAGCAGGCTCGGGAAGGTTATCGATTGTCCTGTCAGGTGGCTGTTAAGCAGGACATGAAGATCGAGGTTCCCGAAGAAGCCCTCGAGACGAAGAAGTGGGAGTGCACCGTTCGCTCCAACAATAACGTCGCGACCTTCATCAAAGAACTTGTGCTCGAACTTCCGGCTGACGAAGCCGTGAATTTCAAATCCGGTGGTTTTATTCAGATCGAAGTGCCACCGCACGAAGTTGAATACTCGAATTTCGAGGTTGCAGATCGGTTCCGTGAGGACTGGGACAAGTACAACCTCTGGAGTTTGAAGTCGAAGGTGACGGAGCCAGTTTTTCGAGCCTATTCGATGGCCAACTATCCGGGCGAAAAAGGCATTATCATGCTGAATGTCCGGATTGCGACTCCGCCACCACGGGCACCGGAAGGAACCCCGCCGGGGAAGGTGTCATCGTATATTTTCAACCTGAAGCCGGGCGACAAATGTACGATTAGCGGTCCTTATGGTGAGTTCTTCATCAAAGAGACCGATGCCGAAATGGTCTACATTGGTGGTGGTGCCGGTATGGCTCCGCTGCGAAGCCACATCTTCGAATTGTTCAAGAACCTCAAGACAGACCGCAAGGTATCCTACTGGTACGGTGGGCGGAGTAGTCGCGAGTTGTTCTACGTCGATGAGTTCGAAGCCATCGAGAAAGAGTTTCCGAACTTCAAATTGAACATCGCTCTTTCCGATCCGTTACCAGAAGACAATTGGACAGGATACAAGGGGTTCATTCACCAGGTCTTGTTGGAAGAGTATCTAAAGGACCATCCGGCTCCGGAAGATATCGAGTACTACATCTGTGGACCGCCATTGATGTTGCAGGCCGTTCTCAAAATGTTGGACGATCTTGGCGTGCAACCTGAGAACATTGCGTTCGACGATTTTGGTGGATAG
- a CDS encoding Na(+)-translocating NADH-quinone reductase subunit C → MPRDSFVNTFKVALLLCLGCSLLVSAAAIGLRDQQKFNKLREQQKNILVAAGAFDPEVNSVSEVPKLFEEKVEVKLIDLDTGEVVPSEQYSETIMVENVSEYDQRRATTNSKLSYEIPGEEDIANIKTRENYSQVYFVKNDEGKQSRLVLPIRGYGLWSILRGFISVDLTTLSDDPSTLEVAGLTYYEQAETPGLGGEVDNPSWKALWQGKHIYDSDGNVELDVVKQPNSDYEVDALAGATITSNGVANMMSYWFGENGFGPYLKQQMKQ, encoded by the coding sequence ATGCCGCGTGATTCGTTCGTCAATACGTTCAAAGTGGCCTTGCTGCTGTGTCTCGGGTGTTCGCTACTCGTTTCGGCCGCCGCGATTGGCCTACGTGACCAACAAAAATTCAACAAGCTACGCGAGCAACAAAAGAATATCTTGGTTGCCGCCGGTGCCTTCGACCCTGAGGTCAATTCCGTCTCGGAAGTGCCGAAGCTGTTCGAAGAGAAAGTCGAAGTCAAGTTGATCGACCTCGATACGGGTGAAGTTGTTCCATCCGAGCAATACTCCGAAACCATCATGGTTGAGAATGTCTCGGAGTATGATCAGCGTCGTGCGACGACTAATTCCAAGTTGAGCTACGAGATTCCTGGCGAAGAAGACATCGCGAACATCAAGACTCGTGAGAATTATTCACAGGTTTACTTCGTCAAAAACGATGAAGGCAAGCAATCACGATTGGTGTTGCCGATTCGCGGGTATGGCCTTTGGTCGATCTTGAGAGGGTTCATCAGTGTCGACTTGACGACCCTCTCCGATGACCCGTCGACTCTGGAAGTGGCCGGTCTAACTTACTACGAGCAGGCCGAGACGCCTGGTCTTGGTGGCGAGGTCGACAATCCTTCTTGGAAAGCACTTTGGCAGGGCAAGCATATCTATGACAGCGACGGCAATGTCGAGTTGGATGTGGTCAAGCAACCCAATAGTGACTATGAAGTAGATGCTCTTGCCGGTGCGACGATTACCTCAAATGGCGTCGCGAATATGATGTCCTATTGGTTCGGCGAAAATGGGTTCGGACCATATCTCAAGCAACAGATGAAACAATAA
- a CDS encoding 2-oxo acid dehydrogenase subunit E2, with the protein MPTEFKLPEISEGVEAVDIAEVLVSEGDTVAPDQNVVEVETDKAAMEVPVKIGGRVTKVHVSAGDNVSVGAVLLTIEESSDAAASSNDAPEDKTPKEESQSPEPPKKTESAPKASQPSSTKLATQEGTEPSPAVATVSETALARGNGDGSVPPPAAPSTRRLARELNVDLVQVKGSGAGGRITKDDVKAFVREGGNAISTGVRQPAESMAPMSGGLAELPNFEKFGPVRRQAMNKIAKMSAAHLSYAWQTIPHVTQHDEPDITDMEAARKAYMAGPGKKGPKITMTAIVMKACVAALKAYPNFNCSLDPTSNELILKDYYHLGCAVDTPNGLVVPVIRDCDQKTIQEIAEELTDIAGRARDRKLGLEDMQGGTFTITNLGGIGGTSFTPIVNYPEVAILGLSRGQKRLEMRDGQVVERMRLPLSLSYDHRVINGADAARFMVKLSHSLTDFMALMVQC; encoded by the coding sequence ATGCCGACAGAATTCAAATTACCGGAAATCTCCGAAGGTGTCGAGGCTGTCGATATCGCTGAAGTCCTGGTCTCCGAAGGGGATACAGTGGCTCCGGACCAGAATGTCGTTGAGGTAGAAACCGACAAAGCCGCGATGGAAGTCCCGGTGAAGATCGGCGGCCGCGTGACGAAAGTGCATGTCTCAGCGGGAGACAATGTTTCGGTCGGGGCGGTGTTGCTGACGATTGAAGAGTCTAGCGACGCGGCAGCATCGTCAAACGATGCGCCGGAGGACAAGACACCTAAAGAAGAATCTCAGTCACCAGAACCGCCGAAGAAGACGGAGTCTGCCCCGAAGGCTTCTCAGCCGTCTTCCACGAAGTTGGCAACCCAAGAGGGGACGGAGCCAAGTCCGGCGGTTGCGACGGTGAGTGAGACGGCTTTGGCTCGCGGCAATGGAGACGGTTCCGTTCCGCCGCCCGCTGCTCCGTCAACAAGACGGTTGGCTCGGGAGCTGAATGTCGATCTGGTCCAGGTCAAAGGCAGTGGCGCGGGTGGACGGATCACGAAGGATGACGTCAAGGCGTTTGTTCGTGAAGGCGGGAATGCCATCTCGACTGGCGTTCGACAACCTGCCGAATCAATGGCCCCGATGAGCGGTGGCTTGGCCGAGTTGCCAAACTTCGAAAAGTTTGGTCCAGTTCGTCGGCAGGCGATGAACAAGATCGCCAAGATGTCAGCGGCTCATCTGAGCTACGCTTGGCAAACAATCCCGCACGTCACGCAGCATGACGAACCGGACATCACCGACATGGAAGCCGCTCGGAAGGCTTACATGGCTGGTCCCGGCAAAAAAGGTCCCAAAATCACGATGACCGCCATCGTGATGAAGGCCTGCGTTGCGGCTCTGAAGGCTTATCCGAACTTCAATTGCAGTCTCGATCCCACTTCGAACGAGCTGATTCTCAAAGACTACTACCACCTCGGTTGTGCAGTCGACACTCCCAATGGGCTCGTTGTGCCAGTCATTCGGGATTGTGACCAAAAGACGATTCAAGAGATCGCCGAGGAACTGACCGACATCGCCGGACGCGCACGCGATCGGAAGCTCGGTCTCGAGGATATGCAAGGCGGTACGTTCACGATTACCAATTTGGGTGGGATCGGTGGGACGAGTTTCACGCCGATCGTGAATTACCCGGAAGTTGCGATTCTTGGGCTTTCCCGCGGACAAAAACGTCTCGAAATGCGAGATGGGCAAGTCGTGGAGCGGATGCGGCTGCCGCTTTCGCTGTCCTATGATCACCGGGTGATCAACGGAGCCGACGCCGCTCGCTTCATGGTGAAGCTCTCGCACTCGTTGACCGACTTTATGGCGCTGATGGTGCAGTGTTAA
- a CDS encoding NADH:ubiquinone reductase (Na(+)-transporting) subunit D, with protein MAEAKPKDVLLDPVIHNNPIALQILGICSALAVTTQLLPTIIMCLAVTVVTACSSAVISSIRQSIPSSIRIIVQMTVIASLVILVDQVLKAYAFTISQKLSVFVGLIITNCIVMGRAEGFAMKNDPKMSFLDGVGNGLGYSAILILVAFCRESIGSGKLFGAQILPLQADSASGYGYVPNGLFLLPPSAFFIIGLVIWIIRTIDPKQVDAS; from the coding sequence ATGGCGGAAGCAAAACCGAAAGACGTTCTGCTCGATCCGGTCATCCATAACAATCCGATCGCGCTGCAGATCCTTGGTATCTGCTCGGCACTGGCTGTGACCACACAATTGCTGCCGACGATTATTATGTGTCTCGCGGTGACGGTCGTGACGGCATGCTCAAGTGCGGTGATTTCTTCGATCCGCCAAAGCATTCCGAGCAGTATCCGGATTATCGTGCAGATGACGGTGATCGCCTCGCTTGTGATCTTGGTTGACCAAGTGTTGAAAGCGTATGCGTTCACGATCAGTCAGAAGTTGTCCGTGTTCGTCGGTTTGATCATCACAAACTGTATTGTGATGGGACGAGCCGAAGGCTTCGCAATGAAGAACGATCCCAAAATGAGTTTCCTCGACGGGGTCGGAAACGGACTTGGATACAGCGCGATTCTGATTCTCGTTGCATTTTGTCGCGAGTCGATTGGGAGCGGCAAATTGTTTGGGGCACAGATTCTGCCGTTACAAGCCGATTCGGCGAGCGGTTATGGCTATGTTCCGAACGGTTTGTTTTTACTTCCACCGAGTGCGTTCTTCATCATCGGTTTGGTGATTTGGATCATCCGCACGATCGATCCAAAACAAGTCGACGCCAGCTAG
- a CDS encoding FAD:protein FMN transferase encodes MLANSRLRCHLVCFGMMLLLVESFGVRGSVAAEELVSLSGETMGTTYNVRLVPTADVVSETLQQSIDDRLEVVNLAMSTWDPESELSRFNRYEKTDWFPVSAATAEVVEQANTISEQSGGAFDVTVMPLVNLWHFGPEGQDRAKLPSESSIESARASIGYQLLHVRSEPPALRKDNPSLTVDLSAIAKGYGVDVIARLLDETGIENYLVEIGGEVRSCGVKPNGDRFIVGIEKPTPFVRAVQRKVPLQNSSMATSGDYRNFFEIDGKRYSHTIDPRTGRPVEHSPASVSVIAQSCMEADAVATTLMVLGPDAGYNWAEEHGYAAIFLIHPGERGAEVVSEIVERETSAFSQLVPTPENSSSAMTTWLISLGVFVAFMVLMSVGVIFSNRRIQGSCGGLAGLRDEHGQTMCQACTTPREDCEKALLEGMQSDSNSADVN; translated from the coding sequence ATGCTCGCTAATTCCCGACTACGATGCCATTTGGTCTGCTTCGGGATGATGCTATTGCTTGTGGAATCTTTCGGAGTCCGCGGTTCGGTTGCGGCAGAGGAACTTGTTTCGCTCTCCGGTGAGACAATGGGCACCACGTACAACGTGCGATTGGTGCCAACCGCCGATGTGGTCAGTGAGACGCTTCAACAGTCCATTGATGATCGCCTAGAGGTCGTCAATCTGGCGATGTCCACCTGGGACCCGGAGTCGGAACTGTCACGATTTAATCGGTATGAGAAGACCGATTGGTTTCCCGTCTCGGCGGCGACCGCTGAGGTCGTCGAGCAAGCCAACACGATCAGTGAGCAGAGTGGTGGTGCTTTCGATGTCACGGTGATGCCGTTGGTGAATCTCTGGCACTTTGGGCCGGAGGGCCAGGATCGGGCCAAGTTGCCAAGCGAATCGTCGATTGAATCGGCCCGTGCTAGCATTGGGTACCAACTGTTGCATGTACGCAGCGAGCCCCCTGCCCTCCGAAAAGATAACCCCAGCTTGACCGTCGATCTCTCGGCGATTGCCAAAGGGTACGGCGTCGATGTGATCGCGAGATTGCTGGATGAAACCGGGATTGAAAATTATCTTGTGGAGATCGGTGGCGAGGTTCGGTCGTGTGGCGTGAAGCCGAACGGTGATCGGTTCATTGTCGGTATCGAGAAGCCCACTCCGTTTGTACGGGCTGTTCAGAGAAAGGTTCCACTTCAGAACTCATCGATGGCAACCAGCGGCGATTACCGAAACTTCTTCGAAATCGACGGCAAACGATACTCCCACACTATTGATCCACGAACCGGTCGCCCCGTCGAGCACTCCCCCGCTTCTGTCTCGGTTATTGCCCAGAGTTGCATGGAAGCTGACGCGGTGGCAACGACACTCATGGTCCTTGGTCCGGACGCTGGCTATAATTGGGCCGAGGAACATGGATACGCTGCTATCTTTTTAATCCATCCTGGCGAGCGTGGTGCCGAGGTGGTTTCCGAGATCGTCGAACGGGAAACATCGGCCTTTAGTCAGCTCGTGCCAACACCTGAGAATTCGAGTTCTGCAATGACGACATGGTTGATTAGTCTCGGTGTTTTTGTGGCCTTCATGGTTTTAATGTCGGTCGGGGTGATCTTTAGCAATCGTCGTATTCAGGGGTCGTGTGGCGGGTTGGCTGGACTTCGAGATGAGCATGGCCAAACGATGTGTCAGGCATGCACAACCCCACGTGAGGACTGCGAAAAAGCCCTCTTGGAAGGCATGCAGTCGGACAGCAACTCCGCTGACGTAAATTAA
- a CDS encoding Na(+)-translocating NADH-quinone reductase subunit A codes for MIKIRKGFDIPLAGEPAQTVEDGPPVTTVGLLGDDYIGMRPTILVQEGESVKKGQSLFEDKKTPGVLFTAPVAGTVKAIQRGAKRKFESFVLEVGGDDEVEFASYYDTDLDGLSRDAVRENLVKSGLWTAFRTRPFSKVPALNSVPHSIFVTAIDTNPLAVRPEVVIKEHELDFSYGLKVIRHLTDGKVYLCKEPDSELPAVSSPSVETVDFAGPHPAGLPGTHIHFLDPVSLAKTVWHLNYQDVIAIGKLFTTGRLFTERVVSLAGPMVERPRLVRTVLGASLEDLTAGQLKSGDVRVVSGSVLAGREYASPHEFLGRYHLQVCALSEGRERELFGWQKPGFQTVSTTRAFASGFVGRGNRYALTTSQGGSPRAMVPIASYDRVMPLDIVPVYLLRSLVIGDTEQAQALGCLELDEEDLGLCTFVCPGKYEYGPALRDNLTTIEKEG; via the coding sequence ATGATCAAAATCCGCAAAGGTTTCGATATTCCGCTGGCCGGTGAACCGGCTCAAACCGTCGAGGACGGACCACCTGTGACCACAGTGGGTTTGTTGGGCGATGATTACATCGGAATGCGACCGACAATTTTGGTGCAAGAGGGTGAGTCGGTCAAGAAAGGGCAGTCGCTCTTCGAGGACAAGAAGACTCCCGGCGTGCTCTTTACCGCTCCTGTGGCAGGCACGGTGAAAGCCATTCAGCGTGGGGCGAAGCGTAAATTCGAGAGCTTCGTGCTTGAAGTCGGAGGCGACGACGAGGTCGAGTTCGCTTCTTACTACGACACTGATTTGGATGGGTTGAGTCGCGACGCTGTTCGTGAGAATTTGGTCAAGAGTGGGCTTTGGACCGCGTTTCGGACGCGGCCGTTCAGTAAGGTTCCCGCTTTAAATTCTGTACCGCATTCAATTTTTGTGACCGCGATCGACACGAATCCGCTGGCCGTTCGCCCGGAAGTGGTGATCAAGGAACACGAGCTCGACTTCTCGTACGGCTTGAAGGTCATTCGCCATCTGACCGATGGCAAGGTGTACCTGTGCAAGGAGCCGGATTCGGAATTGCCGGCGGTGTCGTCACCGTCCGTCGAGACTGTTGATTTTGCTGGTCCGCACCCCGCGGGTCTGCCTGGTACGCATATCCATTTTCTTGATCCGGTGAGTTTGGCGAAAACCGTTTGGCATCTAAATTACCAAGACGTGATTGCCATCGGGAAGCTGTTTACGACCGGTCGGCTATTTACCGAGCGTGTGGTTTCCCTGGCTGGTCCAATGGTTGAGCGGCCTCGGTTGGTTCGGACCGTCTTAGGGGCCTCTTTGGAGGATTTGACGGCTGGGCAACTAAAGTCCGGCGATGTTCGTGTTGTGTCCGGTTCGGTTTTGGCCGGTCGCGAGTATGCTTCGCCGCATGAGTTCCTGGGGCGGTATCATCTTCAGGTTTGTGCGTTGAGCGAGGGTCGCGAACGGGAGTTGTTCGGTTGGCAAAAACCGGGGTTCCAGACGGTTTCAACCACTCGTGCGTTTGCGTCTGGTTTCGTCGGACGTGGGAATCGCTACGCTCTGACGACTTCTCAAGGTGGAAGCCCCCGGGCAATGGTGCCAATCGCGTCTTACGATCGAGTGATGCCATTGGATATTGTGCCGGTCTACTTGCTTCGGTCCTTGGTTATCGGTGATACCGAGCAGGCTCAGGCACTGGGGTGCTTGGAGTTGGACGAAGAAGATTTGGGGCTTTGCACCTTCGTGTGTCCTGGTAAGTATGAGTACGGCCCTGCTCTTCGCGATAACTTGACCACCATCGAGAAAGAGGGTTGA
- a CDS encoding NADH:ubiquinone reductase (Na(+)-transporting) subunit B, with protein sequence MKPLRNLLDKLHPSFDKGGKFEKLYPLYEALDTFLYTPGTVTKTAAHVRDGIDLKRYMVLVVIALIPCIFMAMWNTGFQANTVIRNRQVAEVLLNRNVLTSAEVGVVMQASIGRPIEDQLVDTVAALRSDDDETQADTEELKSSLEKQLDSVLSGESVNAVSLDQIKYTQDRNTWPDWQTAVMQSLGLSFEPGSFVSCLIYGALYFLPVYIVCMAVGGAWEVLFAIVRGHEVNEGFLVTGMLFPLTLPPTIPLWQVALGISFGVVIGKEIFGGTGRNFLNPALTARAFLYFAYPAYISGERIWTAPAVDSFSGATSLTILGTAPAADGMGALSVSWWQAFLGTIQGSMGETSALCCLLGAAFLIVTGVGSWKIMAGTVIGAVGLSTVFWIAGSDSNLMFVLPPWWHLVIGGFAFGAVFMATDPVSASMTETGKWWYGILIGAVTILIRVINPAFPEGVMLAILLGNVFAPLIDYFVLQANIKRRLARNAA encoded by the coding sequence ATGAAGCCTTTGCGAAACCTTCTGGATAAGCTGCATCCCAGCTTTGACAAAGGTGGCAAATTCGAGAAGCTCTATCCGCTGTACGAGGCGCTCGACACGTTCTTGTACACACCGGGGACGGTCACGAAAACCGCTGCGCATGTCCGCGACGGGATCGACCTTAAGCGGTATATGGTTCTCGTCGTCATCGCGTTGATTCCGTGTATTTTCATGGCAATGTGGAATACCGGGTTCCAAGCGAACACCGTGATTCGCAACCGCCAAGTTGCGGAAGTGTTGCTGAATCGCAATGTCCTGACGTCGGCGGAAGTCGGTGTGGTCATGCAAGCTTCGATCGGTCGTCCGATCGAGGACCAGTTGGTCGATACGGTTGCCGCTCTCCGGAGTGACGATGACGAAACGCAAGCCGACACTGAGGAATTGAAAAGCAGCTTGGAAAAGCAGCTTGATTCCGTGCTGTCCGGTGAAAGTGTGAACGCGGTCTCGCTGGACCAAATCAAATATACCCAGGACCGGAATACATGGCCGGATTGGCAAACTGCGGTCATGCAGAGCTTGGGGCTGTCGTTTGAGCCCGGGAGTTTTGTGTCGTGTTTGATCTATGGGGCCTTGTACTTCCTCCCAGTCTACATCGTGTGCATGGCTGTCGGGGGTGCATGGGAAGTTCTGTTTGCGATCGTTCGTGGGCATGAAGTCAATGAAGGCTTCCTCGTCACCGGGATGTTGTTCCCGTTGACGTTGCCGCCAACGATTCCGCTTTGGCAGGTCGCACTGGGGATCAGCTTCGGTGTCGTCATTGGCAAAGAAATCTTCGGTGGGACGGGACGAAACTTCCTGAACCCCGCGTTGACCGCACGAGCATTTCTGTACTTTGCCTACCCCGCTTACATCTCTGGCGAACGAATCTGGACCGCACCAGCCGTTGACAGCTTCAGTGGTGCGACTTCGTTGACCATCTTGGGGACTGCTCCCGCTGCGGACGGCATGGGAGCCCTTTCGGTCTCATGGTGGCAGGCGTTTCTCGGGACTATCCAAGGTTCGATGGGTGAGACGTCAGCTCTATGTTGCTTGTTGGGGGCCGCGTTCCTGATCGTCACTGGAGTCGGGTCGTGGAAGATCATGGCGGGAACGGTGATCGGTGCGGTTGGGTTGTCGACTGTCTTTTGGATTGCCGGTAGCGATAGCAACCTGATGTTTGTACTTCCCCCCTGGTGGCATCTGGTCATTGGTGGATTTGCCTTCGGTGCTGTCTTTATGGCGACTGATCCGGTTTCCGCTTCGATGACCGAAACCGGGAAGTGGTGGTATGGAATACTGATTGGTGCGGTGACGATCCTTATTCGCGTGATCAATCCCGCGTTTCCCGAAGGTGTCATGTTAGCCATCTTATTGGGCAATGTGTTTGCACCACTGATCGATTACTTCGTCCTTCAAGCTAACATCAAGCGGAGGTTGGCTCGCAATGCCGCGTGA
- the nqrE gene encoding NADH:ubiquinone reductase (Na(+)-transporting) subunit E, with protein MTSTWEFLGHHLALFTRSVFPENLALMYFLGMCTFLAVSKNVKTALGLGAAVIVIQTITVPTNNLILNYLLKDSAITEGVDLTFLSLICYIGVIAAMVQILEMTLDRFFPALYNTLGIFLPLITVNCAILGGTLFMEQRDYGFLESVTFGLGSGVGWALAIVLLAGIREKMKYSDVPPGLRGLGITFITVGLMAMAFMAFSGI; from the coding sequence ATGACTTCAACTTGGGAATTTCTGGGACATCATCTGGCGTTGTTTACACGCTCAGTGTTTCCAGAGAATCTGGCACTGATGTACTTCCTTGGGATGTGCACATTCCTGGCGGTGTCGAAGAACGTAAAAACAGCCCTCGGGTTGGGGGCTGCTGTGATTGTGATTCAAACAATCACGGTACCGACCAACAATTTGATTTTGAACTATCTGCTGAAAGATAGTGCGATCACCGAAGGTGTCGATCTCACATTTCTCAGTTTGATTTGCTACATCGGGGTGATTGCCGCGATGGTGCAGATTCTGGAAATGACGCTGGACCGCTTCTTTCCAGCGCTCTACAACACTCTGGGAATCTTCCTGCCGTTGATTACTGTGAACTGTGCCATCTTGGGTGGTACGCTTTTCATGGAACAACGGGATTACGGATTTCTGGAAAGCGTGACGTTTGGTCTTGGTAGCGGTGTTGGCTGGGCCTTGGCCATTGTTTTGTTGGCTGGCATCCGTGAGAAGATGAAGTACTCCGATGTGCCACCCGGACTGCGTGGTTTGGGCATTACGTTTATCACAGTCGGTCTGATGGCGATGGCGTTTATGGCATTCTCCGGAATCTAA
- the lpdA gene encoding dihydrolipoyl dehydrogenase: MAQEFTLPAVSEGVDSVDVAEVLVSEGDVIEAGQNVIEIETDKAAMEVPCPFGGKVVKIHVSPGDTVKVGGTVLTVETSEASSEGKSESSPSGSTTKQESAKEESAEQESAPVEASSSSEPADSDAVELVVIGGGPGGYPAAFEAADHGMQVVMIDEDIKPGGVCLHRGCIPSKALLHVAKLIQEARDASEHGVTFADPKIDLDKLRGFKESVVGQLTGGVQQLANARNVKSIRGRATLLSSNSLEVEKEDGSRETMSFRKAIVATGSKPAMPPIFDIGDDRVMDSSGALNLPDIPKRLLVVGGGYIGLEMGSVYAALGSEVTVVEMLSGLLPGADRDLVRPLQKRLEKQFHAIHLNTKVAKLSASDEGIVAELEGDGVESPQTFDRVLISIGRRPNSRGVGLENTRVELDDKGFVKVDSRQQTTDPNILAIGDVAGEPMLAHKATREAKVAVETLHGKPAEFDNIAIPAVVFTDPELAWCGLTETEAKDRGIEVNVVRFPWAASGRAQAIARTDGLTKLLIEPSTERILGVGIVGAGAGEMIAEGVLAVETAAVARDLAESIHAHPTLSETLMESAESAFGQATHMVRTRKK, encoded by the coding sequence ATGGCTCAAGAATTTACACTTCCCGCTGTCTCGGAAGGCGTCGACTCAGTCGATGTCGCCGAAGTTCTGGTTTCCGAAGGCGACGTGATCGAAGCCGGTCAAAATGTGATCGAGATCGAGACCGATAAAGCTGCGATGGAGGTCCCCTGCCCGTTCGGCGGTAAAGTCGTCAAGATCCACGTGTCGCCTGGTGACACGGTGAAGGTTGGCGGGACCGTGTTGACGGTCGAAACCAGTGAGGCCTCGTCTGAAGGGAAGAGCGAGTCTTCGCCGTCAGGTTCCACGACGAAACAGGAATCAGCGAAGGAAGAATCGGCTGAACAGGAATCAGCACCTGTCGAAGCATCATCGAGTTCCGAGCCTGCGGATTCCGATGCGGTGGAGTTGGTGGTCATTGGTGGTGGGCCAGGTGGATATCCTGCTGCCTTCGAAGCCGCCGACCACGGCATGCAGGTCGTGATGATCGACGAGGATATCAAGCCTGGCGGTGTGTGTTTGCACCGCGGTTGTATTCCCTCGAAAGCCCTGCTGCATGTGGCGAAGCTCATCCAAGAAGCCCGCGATGCCAGCGAACATGGTGTTACGTTCGCCGATCCAAAGATTGACCTCGACAAACTCCGCGGGTTCAAAGAGTCCGTCGTCGGGCAGTTGACTGGTGGTGTCCAACAACTCGCCAACGCTCGCAATGTGAAGTCCATTCGGGGGCGGGCGACGCTGCTGAGTTCGAACTCGTTGGAAGTGGAGAAAGAGGACGGCAGTCGCGAGACGATGTCGTTCCGCAAGGCGATTGTCGCTACGGGATCGAAACCGGCTATGCCACCGATTTTTGACATCGGTGACGATCGAGTGATGGATTCCTCGGGAGCCCTCAATCTGCCGGATATTCCCAAACGACTGCTGGTCGTGGGTGGTGGGTACATCGGGTTGGAGATGGGTTCGGTCTACGCGGCGTTGGGCTCGGAAGTTACCGTGGTTGAGATGCTCAGCGGATTGCTGCCGGGTGCCGATCGTGACTTGGTCCGTCCCCTGCAAAAACGGCTGGAAAAACAGTTCCACGCGATTCACCTCAACACCAAGGTGGCGAAGCTTTCGGCATCCGACGAGGGGATTGTTGCGGAGCTTGAGGGCGATGGTGTGGAGAGCCCGCAGACGTTCGACCGCGTATTGATCTCTATTGGACGTCGTCCGAATAGTCGTGGCGTGGGGTTGGAAAACACTCGGGTGGAGCTGGACGACAAAGGTTTCGTGAAAGTCGATTCTCGTCAGCAAACCACCGACCCGAATATCTTGGCCATTGGAGATGTCGCTGGTGAGCCGATGTTGGCCCACAAAGCGACGCGTGAAGCCAAAGTGGCCGTGGAAACATTGCATGGGAAACCCGCTGAGTTCGACAACATCGCCATTCCCGCGGTCGTGTTTACCGATCCGGAATTGGCTTGGTGCGGTTTGACGGAAACCGAAGCCAAGGATCGTGGTATCGAAGTGAATGTGGTCCGTTTCCCTTGGGCCGCATCCGGGCGGGCTCAAGCGATTGCTCGAACCGACGGGCTGACGAAATTGCTGATCGAACCATCGACGGAGCGGATTTTGGGAGTGGGCATTGTCGGTGCCGGTGCGGGTGAAATGATTGCCGAGGGTGTTCTCGCAGTTGAGACCGCCGCCGTTGCCCGCGATCTCGCGGAATCGATTCACGCTCACCCCACGCTCTCGGAAACTTTGATGGAATCGGCGGAAAGTGCTTTTGGACAAGCGACTCACATGGTGCGTACACGAAAGAAGTGA